The Suricata suricatta isolate VVHF042 chromosome 3, meerkat_22Aug2017_6uvM2_HiC, whole genome shotgun sequence genome contains the following window.
CCTGAACTCACATTCCAGCTGCCATTTATTGGCGTTGTTCTGAAATATCAGAGGAAATACGATGGATGCTGCATGCAATGACCTTTCCTGTTCCGTCAGCTCCTTCTGGCTGAAGTTGCCCCTGGACCAAGGTCGCAGGTAGTGGAGAGCGCCGGTCTTGCTGTCCCAGCCATGAGTCTGCAGCTCGTCCAGCCAACCTGAGCCAAGACTTTGTGTCCAGGAACGGTTGTAAAAGGATGTTGTCAGTATGATTCGGAAGGAGTTCGGCCCCGGGAGGTCTGTGTCAAAACAGAACGAGGAAGGCattgagaaggaaagaatgagaaaagggtgCCAGGGAAGGACACCGAAATCTGGACGACAGGAGCCACAGTTCTCTCAGGAGGTACGTGGTGCCCCAGAGCCCCGAGCCTCATACCCATGGTTCAGAAGAGCACAGGGCCCTGGGGTAGGGATGCCTAGAAAGAAACCAGATGGACAGTCTCACTCCGCAGATATGCGCTGGGGAACCAAGAccatgtgtgcacacaggtgAGAGTGCACAAACACACTGACACCCGTGAAAACATACATTCACACAATCTTGCAAAAGCTGACATACCcagatacacatgcacacattcacacacaaataCAGACATAGAGACACACAAGCGCTTGTACACACATGTCACACAGACACTTGCACCCATGCAGACACACATGCAGATACactcagaaaaacaaattcaGGCATCTATATGCACACATTtatacacacttacacacatgcagacacacaagCACATGTACATAAAtgatgcacacgtgcacacacacagacacacacagagatgcaCACATGGGCATATGAAAGCACACACTTataatatttacacacacatgcagacacacaaacacacatgacaCACAGATGTAAGCACATCACACACATGCAGGCACAAATGAGCACAGACACACATGAGCATGTCCATGCAGACATTTGCaggcacacatgtacacacatcacacacacttACACCCCCTCAACGGGGCCACAGTCCTCACCATCGTCACTGTCACCACCTGGGACAAGAACCGTGAGCAACACCAGNNNNNNNNNNNNNNNNNNNNNNNNNNNNNNNNNNNNNNNNNNNNNNNNNNNNNNNNNNNNNNNNNNNNNNNNNNNNNNNNNNNNNNNNNNNNNNNNNNNNgtacacacatcacacacacttACACCCCCTCAACGGGGCCACAGTCCTCACCATCGTCACTGTCACCACCTGGGACAAGAACCGTGAGCAACACCAGGTGCAAAAACAGCATCTTATTTGcagatgttctttctttctcttagaaagTGGGTCTCTGGCGTCTGTTCTAACAAACCTCCCCACACCCGGCTCCTCTCTTCTGACTTCCTTCTCAACACACAGGCCTTCCCTGAGTCTCTGCCACAATGCAAATGGGCTCCACCCTTAATCCTGGACACCTACTCCGACTCTCACTTCCCCTCTGGGTCTGACCTTCCTCTTTGGGCTTCCAGCTTCTCCCTGTCACCAGGCTCCATCCAGCTCCCTGGGCCATCTTTCAAGTCTTGTCTTGTGTGGCATGGAGAAGTAACCTTATGTCTCATGCCTTTTCTTCTCATCCGGACAGTAACCCATGAAGACACacggctccccaccccccagccatgGAGTCTGCTGTCACCCTGTCCCTGTGCCCTTGAGTCACTCCCCTTGGACTGCCTTCCCtgactcacccccaccccagcccatccACATCTCTGACATGTCACTGCTtgtgttaagaaaacaaaatcaatcaGGTTACTTAGAAGATCTAATTGCATTATGTGACCCAAGTTTCAGGCAGCATCCCGTCTGGCAGGGTAAAGGAGAGCCCCTAGGAGTGGTACAAATAGGAAGTTTTTATAAGCAGGAAGttggaaaaagacaagaaacaaatgtCTCAGGGAAGGTCGCTTTCCCCTAATTGGGAGGGCAGGGGTCTAATCATACAGATGACCTCCCCTCCTTGGGAGATGCAGAGGGTCCATGTGACAGAGGACCTCACTTGTGATGAACAGAGAATCCCTCACCGACAGGGAAAACTTACATTTCCTGGGGAGGTTGTAACTGTGGTTAGCGTGGGCATCACACAGGTTGGGAGACTTGGCCAGGCCTGAGACACCATTTTGAGCCGATGGGTTTGCTTTTAACACTTGTTCTATTTGCTTTTCCAGATTCCCAATGATTGCCTGTGTAACAGTGTCAGCAACCTCCAGGTCACCGTACTTTTTAGGGGAAAATCACTTGCCATCAGAGAGACCACAGGACACTGAAACATCTGAAGAATTTCCTCTCATTCCGACTTGAATATATATTCACTCACCAAACAGTCACTTAACACCAGCCTGATCCAATCACCTGGCTACATGCACAAAAATACAGTGTTCACAAAGCAATCACTTCATTCCAGAAGCTTCAAGTGTTTTGGGAAGAAATAACACACAAACCCGGAACTGTGGGGaactagtttttctttccttggttgttgggttttttttaattcctgttaacatacagtgttataatagttacaggtgtacagtatagtgattaaggaattctatacattactccgTGTTCATCAGTATAAGTGTGATCCTAATCCCCTTCACGATTTGCCCCcatccccacctacctcccctctagTGACCAGCAGGGTGCTCTATATTGTTTGGCTTCAGTCttattctttatctctctttttccttttcatgggttttgtttcttaaatgccacacaAGAGTGAAACAAtacgtatttgtctttctctgaaagacttacttatttcacgtagcttaaacctctccagctccatctatgtcatagACTACAGCCATATTTCAGTCTTTTACACGGCTTAGTAACTGTCCATTATATGTACATACCAAATCTATTTTCTgtattcatctatccatggatgCTTGGGGGGTTCCTATAagttgactattgtaaataatggggcaataaacataggggtgcatgtatctatTCAAATTGCTGTTTTCCTCATCCTTGGGTACACACACAGTAGTGTGATTACTTGGTCACAtgggaaatctttttttaacttttggggaCACTGTGTGCTCCTTCCCCAGgggctgcactggtttgcattNNNNNNNNNNNNNNNNNNNNNNNNNNNNNNNNNNNNNNNNNNNNNNNNNNNNNNNNNNNNNNNNNNNNNNNNNNNNNNNNNNNNNNNNNNNNNNNNNNNNTAagttgactattgtaaataatggggcaataaacataggggtgcatgtatctatTCAAATTGCTGTTTTCCTCATCCTTGGGTACACACACAGTAGTGTGATTACTTGGTCACAtgggaaatctttttttaacttttggggaCACTGTGTGCTCCTTCCCCAGgggctgcactggtttgcattcccaacaacagggCACAAGGGTCCTTCTCCACATCTtccccaacacttgtttcttcCGTGTCTGTCTGAATTTAGCCAAGCTGGCAGGAGGGAAGTGATAGctcagtgtggtttgatttgtatgtatttccctgatgattagtgatgctgagcatcttttcatgtgtttgttgtctacctggatgtcttctctggagaaatgtctactcatgccttctgcccagtttttaccTGGATTCTTGCTTGTATTGGTGGTGAGTTGTACAGttacttgtatattttggatactaaacctttattggatatgtcattagTGAATATCTATTCACATTcactacattttgttttaatgttgttgattgttttctgtgcaaaagctttttatttcgaTGTAgacccaatattttatttttgcttttgttacccttGCCACAGGAGCCATTTCTAGAAAAGGATTGCCACAGCTGATGCAGAGACATGTCTGCATGAGCTCTCTTCTGACATGTTTAAGATCTCACGTTCCACATTCTGTGTTcgggttctttttttattatttcacatttattcatttctgagagacagagacagagcagaggagggtgagagaaagagggagacacagaatccgaaggaggctccaggctctgaactgtcagcacagagcccaacgtgcggCTGGAACCtactaactgtgagatgatgacctgagccgaagtcagaagcttaaccaaccgagccacccaggcactctgcacATTTTGGTTCTGAACCATCACTCTGAATGAGGACAAGTGGCGTCTCTCTGACTCACCTGTACTGACTGTCACGTGTGCATCCTTCATCCTGTCACATGGTCAAGAATGCTTTCTCCTGATGGACTCAAGCTGATCCGGGCCCAGTGTATGCAAGAGGGTGAAGTCAGCCCACATAAAACCATGCGGTGTCCATTTGAGGAAGACAAGGTGGACAAGAAGGTAGAGAAGCAGTAGCGACTCTAATTCAGATGAGAAGGCAGAGGTCCTGTCATTTGCTTGCCCACATCCTGTAGTTTTCACCTTTGCTACATATCCTATCTCAACTTTACTTTCCAGAAATCCCACATATGTATGATGGTGGATTCCTACACTTGGTCGTTCTGGATGTTCTCCTACCCTGGACCCCCTCTTTCATCCCCTAGACAAATTAGAACTTGTGGTTTTCACCCACATTGAACCAAAATAAGTTGCTATGCTAGGAAACTAGGCAGAAATAGCAATGAAAACCATaatcaaatagaaaagcaaaattttcaaCTTCCAAAGAAAGTGATGATCTTTCTTTCCCTACTACTTTCCACTCAGAATGTCCCTTCTGGAATGATCAGAGCTTGAAAGGGCTTATGTTTTGAGCTCTCTGCACTAATTCTGCTAATGGAATCATCAGTCACAAAGAGTTCATCTTCATTATTCACGGAGGCTGTCTGTGCTAAAGAACCTAGTGACACTGATCTGTCACCCCAAACACATCAGCTCACTGCCACTCATAACAGCAGTGACAGTGACTTGCCGTGTGTCCCCCATCACATGTGTCCTCCTCGTGAGGCTGAACCAGTCGCTGCTCTGCCTTCCCATGTTAATTCCCGCACCTAAACATGTGTCCATTTAATAATCCATTTGGTACCACATTTTCTGCATTTACGTGCACTTTCTGAGTGATTTCAGTGATTTAAAAGGCCCTAAAGCCCAGAGCTGCAAGGGGACTGGTGTTCCTAAGCACCAGAAGGTGAGATGTGCTTCACAGACAGAACTCTGTGGGTGACTCTTGCTCAGACTCCCGATGCAGAGCtgtgggcctctgacttcggtggTAAAGAATCAACAAGGCAGCAaatccaaaaaaggaaaagtaaattcGTGATGTCTGTGAGGAGCCACCTCAGAAAGTGCTAACATAACATCTAGGATGCTTTGATGATGCCACAAAAGAACGGGGGAAAAGAGCTTAATCTGTGGGTTCATGAAATGATGACCAtatcttcttgtttgtttctaagtAATCATGGGCAGCACAATGGTGGAGCTGAAAGCCAAAGACACTGGCGATCACAGTAACCAAACCTGGAAATGTTACATGCTTCTAAGCTGGTGTCTGACTGTAGGGAAATACAGTACACAATCAATTAtttagatatatgtgtgtgtatatgtatatattccacaTGGGTGAAAGTCACAAATTCTAATTTGTTTAGGGGCTGAATGAGAGGgcccagtacacacacacacacacacacacatatagtaatctgtctttaaaaacacacacacacacatgaaacacGGTTGCATACTCATCAGTTGGTATTCCTTGTGAGCAGAGACTCTCAGGAGCTGAAACCTGTATTTCCCCCAAGAACAGCAGTGCTCAGTGGCTGAACCTGTCCTCAGTGACTGGATCCCAGCAGCTGTGAGTGTGAGGATGCCCCGGATACACTCTCCTTAACGGATCCCCGTTCATTCCTGAGCACAACCGTCTAGTTCCCCTTCAAGACCACCTCTTTTCCAGCCAGGGACACACTTGCGCTACTGCTTCTTAGGCATCACATTTTATGCACCTGTGACTCCCTTTATGATTTTGATAAAATGCACAcggtgaagggcacctgggtggctcagtttgttaggcatctgattttagctcaggtcatgatcttgcactctgtaagttcgagccctgtcttgggctgtgtgctgacagctcagagcctagagcctgcttctgattctgtgtctccctctctctctgcctctcccttacttcggctctgtctctttctgtctcccaaaaatgaataattttttaaataaaaataaataaagtgaaatgcaCTTTGTGATTCAGTGAGGCTCAGCTGAGGCCAAGACTCTATATTTCCAACAAGTCCCAAGGTGACATCTCTGCTGCTGTCCTGAGAGCCtcaaacaagggcacctgggtggctcagtcggttaagcatctgacttcagctcaggccatgatttcatggtttgtgggttcaagccttgcatcgggctctgtgctgacagctagctcagagtccagagtctgcttcggattctatatctccctctctctctgaccctccactgttcacactgtctctctctctctcaaaaataagtaaaaacattaaaaaaaaaaagatggactcATTCCTTCTTTCCAGCTGTGATTGCTGTCTATATAACAGGAGAtgtttgggaaatgctgagtACCTCAAACAGCCAGGGCCCACATCCTGCCTTCCTCCTTATATTTGTAACGCATGAAAGAACAGGTCCTCTCCACTAGGTGTCTGTATTTAAATAACAGGAATTATCACAAGCTAAACTATGTTCTCCCCAGGGACTCAGAAATGGTACCAAGGAGCCATAACAGTGTCAGATCTCCAGGCAGTGTAAGAAGACTTTCATCAAGAAGAACATCACATCTCAACTACAACAAACATGAcaggaagcaaaagaagaaaaaaacctatgAATTTTATTGAGGACCTATTCCATGCAGGTGTGACTCCTTGCCAAGGATTCAAGTATTAAAAAGACATGGACTTTGCACTCAAGAGACCTAGGAGTTTGAAGGGAAAAGTGACCTAAATGCGGGGCAAAAAAGGATGGGAAGTGAGGTGTAGATTATCCACCGTGCAGGTTAAAGTGGTGGGGATTCTGACCAAACAAAGACTGCTTCCACTATGTGGGTCAGGAAGGGCTTGTGGGAGGAAGTGACACAAGATGCCTGTGACCTTTGGAGAGTCTCAGACTTCATTTTACTCTAAGATAATTTTGAGATTTCAGTCTCAGAATCAGATTGGAACAAGAATTCCTCCCAAATGACACTCAGCTTAGATCGACAACAGGTCACTGAGCAAAAGGGGAACACAGAGAATGCACACGGGGAAGTGCAAGTCCATCACCATTGAGATGGGCTTAGGAGTGTCCTGATCCTGGGCTGCTGGGATCTCTCTCCAAAGGGAGGCCAATGCACTGAGGTCTCCAGGGTGATTTCCTGGGGGAAACAGATTGGAAATCTCTGCAACAGGTGGAGGTGAGGACTGCAGGTGTAGGAGCAGTGGGAGGAGAGGTAAGACAGGCAGGAAGGTGGGGACACCCTTGGGAAAGAGCAAAAAGGTGACCCCAGACTTACCAGCGCTTCCAGAGCCAGAACGCAAGACCCGCCAGAAGCACCAGGGGCACCATCAATGCCAGGAAGACCCAGACCACGGGGCGGTGCTGCTCTGCAAGATTGGTGCACAGACGGTGTCGCTTTCGATCCATCTCTGGTTGACCTGCACCTTCCTGGTCCTTCCCGATTCTGTCACCCTCTGCCTCATCAccacccttcctttctcctctccaatCCCTATTCAGAGAAGGATCCTTCACACGACCCTCCACTTCCTCCCACCTCTGCAGGACCCTCACTCTAAGCTCTCCATTTCTTgggttattaatttttatgtgctTTATGATCTGGAGTCCCTAGAATCCCAAATTTTTCATCTGGCTTTCCTGCTCTGCTGAAGGGCCAtccactctctttcccagccAGTCCCCTACCTCCAACCCTTCCTCACCCCAGTAGAGGACCATGTCCTGGCCTCCTAGACTGCTGTGTCTCACTCGGCAAGACAGGCCAGCTGCCTCCCTGGCTTCCACATCCAAGGAGACCTGATGATACCATGTCCCGTCTGCATGGGGCAGGATGTCACctctctgggtgcctggctgCTCCTGCTCACCCCGCATCCACATCACCCACACTGGCTTTGGGTGGAAACCAGACACGTGGCACACCAGCAGCAGACGGCCAGGACCAGGACTGGGGCCACGGGACAGCCACGCCTCTGGCCTCACTGAAGAGACAGAACAGATCTTTCAGACTGAGCACTTTAGATACACACATCTCTCCACCTCTAGAAACCTATCACCATCATCCCTCTCCTTCTTGGCCCCCTTTCACCCTGAATTTGAGGAAATGTTGCAAATTTATGAGtgcaaagagagacagcgtggagggagggagcagaactGACCTTGTCGCTGCAGATATGCCTTCCCTGCATCAAGAAGCTCCAAGAGGAAACGGGGACAGAGGTCATTAATATGTGTTTGTATTCTTAAATTGACCTCATGGAACTGGTTGAACAGTTTGCAGACCTCCTgagccctccttcctccctgtggAGGTGGTATCCATGACATGTTCTGGAAACTCATGAGATCTGATCCTTGATAGGCAATCCACTTAAATCCTACTGGTTTCTCTCCAGAGCGCAGCTCACAGCCTTTGGCCATCTGTACCTGAATGGGATCTTGGAAGAGAGATTGTGAGTTacaggaaaaggggggaaagagattAGTGGGGTGGTAAGAGCCAAGGGCAGACAAAGCAGAGAGTGAAGTTGAGAGTACTGGAGGGAATAAAGCCAGTTTGGCTTGAGCAGAGGCTCAGACAGAGTGGAAGCGGTGGCTGCTgcagacagaggaagaggtgAATCACTGAGGAAGGAACAACGTTTTGGGGAGACAGGAAGGGTGTGGGCAGAGGACATGGAAGGGCTCAGCAGGAGAGCTGGGATAAAACcatccagggggaggggagagtcttGAATACATGGAACACATCGATAGAGGTCACTGAGGGGACTAAATGGGGAATAAAGCACAATTCAAGATCAGTcccagagtgagggagaggaggctGTCTGAGTGGAGTCCAGGGAATGGGGTGGTCTAGTGGGAGACATGAGAACACAGCCTGAGGTcaaggagaagaggggaaggaacagAAGACATGAAGCTTTTAAGAACTGGAGACtgccaaatagaaattctgaacagacccataagcagtgaagaaatcgaatcagttatcaaaaatctcccaactaataaaagcccagggccagatggattcccaggggaattctaccagatgcTTAGagcagagttaacgccgatccttctcaaggtattccaaaaaatagaaatggaaggaagactactggactccttctacgaagcacatattaCTCtaattcctaagccaggcagagacccaatgaaaaaagagaactacaggccaatatccttaatgaatacagatgcaaaaatactcaacaagatactagcaaatcgaattcaacagcatataaaaagtattatacattatgatcaagtgggatgtATTCCTGGGTTaaaaggctggttcaacattcgcaaatccataaatgtgatacaccagatcaacaaaacaaaagaaaaaaatca
Protein-coding sequences here:
- the LOC115288504 gene encoding T-cell surface glycoprotein CD1a-like; amino-acid sequence: MLLLQLMLLTVPVPGGGSDDDFPELRSFRIILTMSIYNRSWTQNQGSAWLDELQTHKWDSKKGVFVNTQPWSKGNFSKKELMEQERGIQAASIRIPMIFQDHMSQWQLEYPIQVQMAKGCELRSGEKPVGFKWIAYQGSDLMSFQNMSWIPPPQGGRRAQEVCKLFNQFHEVNLRIQTHINDLCPRFLLELLDAGKAYLQRQVRPEAWLSRGPSPGPGRLLLVCHVSGFHPKPVWVMWMRGEQEQPGTQRGDILPHADGTWYHQVSLDVEAREAAGLSCRVRHSSLGGQDMVLYWEQHRPVVWVFLALMVPLVLLAGLAFWLWKRWKSPWRPQCIGLPLERDPSSPGSGHS